GTCTGCCCGAGAACAACGCCGAGGGCGCGCTGGTGCTGACGGTGCGGGCGTGGGACGCGGACTGGGGGCAGAACGCGCGCGTGCGCTACCGGCTGGCGGAGGGGCGCGTGCGGGGCGCGCCGCTGTCGTCCTACGTGTCGGTGCAGGCGGAGACGGGCGCGCTGTACGCGCTGCGCTCGTTCGACTACGAGGAGGTGCGCGAGGTGGGGCTGTGGGTGCGGGCGGAGGACGGCGGCGCGCCGGCGCTGAGCAGCAACGTGTCGGTGCGGCTGCTGATCGTGGACGAGAACGACAACGCGCCGCAGGTGCTGTACCCGCcgtcgtcgtcgtcgtcggcggcggcggcgggcgcgggctGGACGGGCGTGGAGCTGGCGCCGCGCTCGGCGGAGCCCGGCGCGCTGGTGGCCAAGGTGGTGGCGGTGGACGCGGACGCGGGGCAGAACGCGTGGCTGTCCTACGAGCTGGCCAAGGCGACGGAGCCGGGGCTGTTCCGCGTGGGGCTGCACAGCGGCGAGGTGCGCACGGCGCGCTCGCCGCTGGCCCGCGACGCGCCCAGGCAcagcctggtggtggtggtgaaggaCCAGGGCCGGCCGGCGCTGTCGGCCACGGCCACGCTGACGGTGGTGCTGGCCGAGAGCGTGGCCGAGCTGCTGTCGGAGCTGGGCAGCGCGGCGGCGCCGGCCGAGCCCGGCGGCAGCCTGACGCGCTGGCTGGTGCTGGCCGTGGCGGCCGTGTCGTGCCTCTTCGtcgccttcctgctgctgctgctggcgctgcGCCTGCGGCGCTGGCGCCGCTCGCAGCTGCTGCCGCCGGCCAGCGGCGCCTTGCGCGGCGTGCCGGCCTCGCACTTCGTGGGCATCGACGGCGTCCGCGCCTTCCTGCACTCCTACTCGCACGAGGTGTCGCTCACGGCCGACTCGCGCAAGAGCCAGCGGCGCCGGGCGGCCGACAGCTCCTGCAACACCCTCCCGGCGCGGCCGCCGCCCGACAAGGCCGCGCCGCTGCTCGGGGAAGACGCTGCCGGCGCCCGCGGCGCACCGCCCGACGCCCTCCCGGTGAGTCAGTCGCTCCGGACACCCCGACGCCCTCCGTCTCGGTGCTTGCCTCCCTTCCTGCTCATTGCCTTTCACTCCCTACTCTCCTTCCTGGCCGGAGAGGTTTGTTGCTGTGTAAGGCACAACTTTATCGGGCAGTGGTTTGTGGGTGACTGTCCGTGGCTCAGGGGAGCTACACAGGGGCTCTGCTGTCAGTGTTACTTTCTGTGGGTGGTAGTGGATAAGACAGGGCTTCCATCTGCAGCTTTGCTCTAGATGGACttctaactttttttcccctgccaggTTGTTGCTCCTTTCAATCCTCAGCATGTTCCatgcatgttttcctttttttttttttttaacctattctGACTATATGTACACTTGAGATTATCAGTTGGTTAGGGTACAACATCCCTATAGCCCATATGCTTGATCCATAGTGTGAGGCTGTCTTAGAAAGAGTCTTAATGTGACCATATTTCATTTGTCTGCTTTTCGTCTATGCTCTCCTCAGTGTATCTTTTACTGCATGAAGATTTTCTGAGGACAGAAATGTCTGTTTTCCTGTAATGAATATCAGAGAAATAAGCCTGAATGTTCTATTTATGGTATGCTGTGCGTGAAagtattttggaggaaaaaggacTGTTTGAGCATTGACGTCATCAGAATTGAAGAGGCTTTACTAGCAAGCTAATGCTATTGCAACAGTTGTGTCATGTCTTCATTGCTTCAAATTCTGTTTTATAATATTTGTTTAGATTGAGGAATGGAGTGTCAAGACTGAGAGTGAAGTTCTTTTCATGTCCTGCAGCTTTTGCATTATTGCTTTGCTTATTGTCAATGTCAAAAGTAGGCCTCAGTGTGGGAGAGAACCCTGAAAAGAGTGGAATATCTGTTATTAATTGTTGAACTGGGGGAGCTGTTTCAATACATAACGTGAATGTTTATTGCCGTGCAGTCAAAGGAATTGATATCCTTATGTTTCCCTAAAATATCCCTGAATGATAAGCCCTTATCAGTGGCCAACATATAGTTAGAAGTTGTTTATTGAGAGTGGTACAACTGAATGCTGTGATTGTAGAGGAAATAGTGTGAGAGGTCTGTTCTGAAGTTGGAAAATAAGTGTGTCAACAGTGATATTTTTTGGGCAGTGGTTTGATTTCATTGTGAATGCCAATTCAACGTGACTCTTTGTGCCTGGCCACCTAGCCAGCTTTTAAATCAACCAAGTGTACACCTGTCCAAGCCGTGAGCAGCCTGTTTCTCTAGGAGAATGCTGTGCAAAAGAGTGTttaaaagccttgctgaagtcaaggtagataaGCTCCTAAGCCTTTCCATCATCCATTGTCATGTCAccttgtcgtagaaggagatcatgTTCATGAAGGAGGATCTGCCTTTGATAAACTCATGGTgtctgggcctgatcacctggttccCCTTCAAGTGCCATGTGATGGCACTCAAGTTAATCTGCTCCAAGaacttccctggcactgaggtcagacTGACATGCCTGTAGTTCCCTTGATTCACATTTTTGCCTCATTTGCTGCTGCAGTCTCAAGTGTGCTTCATTGTGGCAGAGTATCTTGACTGGAAGATACCTTAGAAATGTCAGGACTATGGAAGCAGTTTCCTTCCAGACCTTGAATGTTTCCAACTGTGGAGAGCATTACTTTCATGTATTTCTCTTTCAATAAAATGTCAGTGAATGATATGCCCTGTTCTTTCTTGTGTGACATATGTCAAGGAGAAGGATGTTGTCCATAGCGCAGATAAAGTATGTGACTGCAGAATACACAGGCTGAGGCAGGTTTAGAGTTGGGAAAGTTGTTGTGTCATTGCGGCTTTGAATGGGGAATGTTTTGGTTTCAAATCTTGTGCCAAGGCCTGCACCATTTCTGCTCTGATCGTGCTGTCCCTGTCCTTAGAGGCAATGTTTCTTTGctgagaataaaatatttggcCTATGTAAAGTGCCTGTGTAGGACAGGTGTTTGAGATGAAAGGATGCATGTGGAGTCACCACCGTGTATGAAGGTGAAGGCAAAGAAGAGCAGAAGGGTGATGTGGGAGCAGGTGTGCCCTGGAAGTGCTGATCTAGAGCTGTAACTGATCCTGAGTATTGTCATCATCTTACGCCTGCAATGTCCATCTGTGTGCTTGTCTCCCATGGAGCTTTGTTCCTTTCCCAGCAAATTCCATTCAGATTTTCTTCAGATACATGGGGAGgtattttgtttaaaactgAGGTGAAAGGAAAGCAAGATTCAAATCTTCAGCTGTTGCAGTCAGCAAGATGGCTTTTGGAAGGGAAGGAACAGATGAGAGGAGACTGCCCAGATGACAAAGAATGGCAGAAATTGTTTCTATGTCACTTCAGTACAGATGCTCCAGTCTCTGCTTGTCTTAGTTGACCAAAGAAAACTCTCCATGGCCCAAGAAAGAGGTTCTCATGCAGGGGAATGGCAGAAGTCTGGCTTCTAGCAAGGAAGACGAAAGAGTCAGGTGGGCTGTGCAACTTTTGATTCCTTGCGCAGTGCCAAGGTCTGTGGCTGTTTCACTGTGACCCTTTCCTCCATGTTCCTAAAGAGGATAACTATCTTCTTTGCATAGGCCTTCAAACTGGGACCTCTGGATGTCCAAAGGTGCTGCATGAGCATTCAGCTTGAGGTGTCAGTGACTTTCAAGTGCTCTGGGAGATGACTTCTCCAGGAAGAGTTGTGTCTACATAATTCTGACCAATGCTGACTGTGTTCTCAGCTCCAGGAGGACTAGTGACACAAGGCCTGCCTGTCTGCATGATGTCCTGCATTGCATAACGCTTAATGTGCAATAAGAACTATTAGATGAGAATGCTTACTGTTTAGAGTGAGATCCAAAGATTCTGCATGACAGAATCATGAAAATAGATTGATGCTTGGTGATGGagatatttccttctttttctttagcttttttttcaaatgaatgtACTTGCACATGTTTGAAAACCAGTTGCAAGTACTGACTCATCTTACACGTGTGTACACAGGTATGCACATCTCCCATGGGCACCCTCACAGTGAATGTCATGGGGTTTTCCTCTGGTGAATGGGTAGTTATATTGCTGGAAATCCATTTAAGTAAATGCAACTTAGACAAGAACCTTCAGCTATTCTGTCGTCCAAAAGTGCATTATAGTGGTGTAAAATGATCATTGGTGAGTGCCCAGACTGGTTTTCTCAGTAACAGGGATGTGGAGTGGGAGCACAAACTGTTCAGAGAGCTGAAGGGAGCTGCTAGCTCTTCTCTGCACAGTAGTAGTGAGGAAGCATTTGCTTCTGGAATTCATCTCTGATACCGTGTGGGATGTATCTGGGGAAGTGTTTCATATAGGTTATTGATTTAGAAATGACAATGAAAATTATAAATGAATGTTTGGTTTAGATGTTCGTGATGTGTTGCAAAGATAAGGGAGATTTAATTCAAGAAGGACTGCAAGAACAACCTCTTTACTTCGTGGAACAGTTGtgcttctgaaaaataagaCTACGATTTACTTTGGGGTCAAATTAACACAAATAATTCTACTTGCTATGTGGTATAATGAAGACAGCTAAAGGAACCCTCCACCTTCACTCTGCTCTGAAGACCAGAATGCATTTGATTTTTTAGACTTGTGAGACTTGGGAAGCAGTTACCTTGAAGACTTTGAATGTTTCCAGCTGTGGAGAGAAGTACTTTGAAATATTCCTCTTTCAATAAAATGTCAGTGAAttatatgcctttttttttccctgtctgacATATGTCAAGATGTAGTATGTTGTCCATGTTGCAGATAAAGTGTGTGACTACTTCTACACAGGATGAAGCAGTTTTAGAGTCATGAAAATAGTTGAGTCAATGCGGCTTTGAATGGGGAATGCTTTGGTTCTGTACCTGGTGCCAAGGCCTGCACCATTTCTGCTCTGATCGTGCTGTCCCTGTCCTTAAAGGCAATGATGCTTCACTGAGAATAAAATACTTGGCAAAAAGTGCCTATATAGGGCAGGTCTCTGAGGTGAAAGGGTGCATCTGGAGTCACCACCATTTATGAATAAGAAGGCAAAGAATAGCAGAAGGGTAGTATGGAGCAGATATCCCCTTGAAGTGCTGATCTAGAGCTGTAACTGATCCTGAATATTGTTGTCATCTTATGCCTGCATGTGTTTGTCTCCCATGGAGCTTTGTTCCCTTCCCACCAAGTTCAATTCAGGTTTCCTTCAGGTGTATGGGTGGGTATTTTGTTATAGTTttaagtgaaatgaaataaagatcTGAATCTTCAACTGTTGTAGTCCCCAGGATCACATTTAGAAGGGAAGGAACAGATCAGAGGAGATTCCCCAGATGACAAGGAATGGCAGGAATTGTTTCTGTGTCGCTTCAGTACAGACGCTCCTTGGCCCAAGAAAGAGGTGCTCAGGCAGAGGAAAGGCAAAGGTCTGGCTTCCAGTGAGGAAGACAGAAGAATCAACTGGGCATTTTCCTGTGCAACGCTTGATTCCTTGCACGGTGCCAAGGTCTGTGCCTGTTTCACTATGACCCTTTTCTCCATGGCTCTAAAGGGGATAAGAATCATCTTCGTATGTCCCTTCCGCCAATACTTCTGGATGTCCAAACATACTGCTCGATCATCCAGCTTGAGGTGTCAGTGACTTCCAAGTAGTAAGAGTCATGCCCTCAAAAGTTGTGAAATGTTTGCCTCACATGGTCCATTCGGAGTGTTTTGATTCCTTATATCTATAATCAGAAATAACAAAGAGCGAATACTTACTACATTGCTGGAAGGAAACTCTGTAGAGCACAAGCATGATTTCCTACCCATTGCTGCCTAGAAGTGGTAGCAGAAGGTCCTGAAGCAGTGCATAGCTCGATTATGTGTGATCCTCCAACGGGACGCTGGCTACACAGAGGAACGTGGTACAGAACAGTGTAGAGTGGTACTGGCCAATGCCAGCTAACTGTGGGATGTTTTCAGCTCCAGTAGTACTGGCAAAAGAGGGCCTGCCGGTCTGGTTGATGTCCTGCATTGCATAGGGCTGGATGTGCAATAAGAACTATTAGATGTGAATGCTTACTGTACAGAATGAGATTGACAGATTGTGCATGCCACAATCAAGGAAACATGGTTGATACTTAGTGCTGGAgaattctcttcctctttctttggaTTTTTCGCAAATCAATGTACTTATGCGTCTTTCATAATTTATACCAACAGGAGGACATTGTACAACTGCAACACAAGGTTGAGACAAACAACGATTTAGCGTTCAAATTAACACGAATAATTCTACTTGCCATGCGGAAGAAGGAAGACAGAGGAACCTTCTGCCTTCAGTTTGATCACAACCGCCCTGAAGACCAGTATGCATTGGATCTTTTCCCCGAAGAAGAGAAAGTGTTGCGGAAACAAACGAACTGATTCTTTTCCGTATCAGAGGGGAATGTGCGGTGTCGCTGTGACCGCTGTTTTCCGCAGaagaggcagagcagctgcGCTCGGTGTGAGCTGTTCGTGCAGTGCCGGGCAGAGGCTGCGGGCGCCGCTGTTCACCacggaggagaggagaagaaggagcagagcgctgcagccagccccgccCGCGGCGGCCCGGCTCGCTCGCCCACGGCAGCGGCACCGGTCGGCTCGCTCGCTCTCTGTGTCGGCGGCCGGGCGGGCAGCAAGTAGCCCCGCCGTGCGGAGCAGAGATAAAACGAGGCGGAGGGGTCGGAAGGATCCGCAGGCGGCGGAGGAGCCAGACTCGAAGCGTGACCCGCACCGAGAGCCGGAGTGAGATTCTGATCCGGAGCCAAAGCCAAAGAGCCGGGTGGGCGGCGGTGAGCGGCGGGAGTCCGGTGCAGACGGGGCCGTGGCGGAGATGTGTGCAGCGAGAGAACGGCGCTGGAGCCGGAGGCAGCGAGCGCTGCTATGCTGCGTGTTGGTGGCGGCGTGGGAGGCGGTGTGGGGGCAGTTGCGCTACTCGGTGCCCGAGGAGCTGCCCAAGGGCTCTTTCGTGGGCGACGTGGCCAAGGacctggcgctgcagctgccGGCGCTCCGCGATCGCGGCGCCCGTATCCTGGACCGAGGTAGGACACGGTATTTTGCTCTGCATGCGAACAGCGGCCACCTGGTGACGGCGGAGAGGCTAGATAGAGAGCAGCTGTGCGAGGGCGTGCAACGATGTGTGCTGCGCTGTGAGGTGATCGTGGAGGGCGAGATGAAGGTTTACGAGATCGAAGTGGAAATCACGGATATTAACGACAACGCCCCCAGCTTCCGAGAGTCCGAACCGGAACTGAGAATGAGCGAGACGACGCCTCCCGGGTCTCGCTTTCCCCTGGTGGAAGCAAGCGACCCGGACGTGGGAGTGAATTCCCTGCAGAGCTACGAGCTGAGCGGCGACGAGCACTTCTCGCTGTCCGTGCAGGCGGGAGCCGACGGCGAGAAGCGTCCCGAGCTCGTGTTGGCCAAGGCGCTGGACCGGGAGGAGGCGGCGTTTCACGAGCTGGTGCTGAAGGCGATCGACGGCGGCGAGCCGGCACGGACGGGCACGGCGCGCATCCGCGTGTCTGTGCTGGACGCCAACGACAACGCGCCCGTGTTCAGCCAGGCGGTGTACGCGGTGAGCGTGCCCGAGGACGTGCCCGTGGGCTCCACCCTGCTCACCCTCACGGCCACCGACGCCGACGAGGGACTTAACGGCGATGTGACGTATTCATTTAAGAAAATTACCGACAAATCCTTGAAGATATTCTACCTCGATTCCGAGACGGGATCGATCAGACTATTGAGGAGCCTGGACTTCGAGGAAGGCGACTCCTACGAAATGGAGGTGCAGGCACACGACGGTGGTGGCCTTTTTCACACAGCTAGAATCTCGATCTCGGTGACCGACGTAAATGATAACGCGCCCGAGCTGACTGTGTCGTCGGCGCTGAGCGAGATCTCGGAGGACGCGCCGCCGGGGACGGTGGTGGCCCTGCTGCACGTGCAGGACCGCGACTCGGGCACCAACGGCGAGGTGCGGTGCTCGCTGGTCGGCGACGTGCCGTTCCGTCTGCGGAGCTCGGTGGGCAGCTACTACAGCGTGGTGACGTCGCGGGAGCTGGACCGGGAGGAGGTGTCGGAGTACAACGTGACGGTGTGGGCGTCGGACGGCGGGTCGCCGTCGCTGCGGAGCAGCGCGGTGCTGGCGCTGCGCGTGCTGGACGTGAACGACAACGCGCCGGTGTTCGCGGAGGCGCGCTACAGCGCCCGTCTGCCCGAGAACAACGCCGAGGGCGCGCTGGTGCTGACGGTGCGGGCGTGGGACGCGGACTGGGGGCAGAACGCGCGCGTGCGCTACCGGCTGGCGGAGGGGCGCGTGCGGGGCGCGCCGCTGTCGTCCTACGTGTCGGTGCAGGCGGAGACGGGCGCGCTGTACGCGCTGCGCTCGTTCGACTACGAGGAGGTGCGCGAGGTGGGGCTGTGGGTGCGGGCGGAGGACGGCGGCGCGCCGGCGCTGAGCAGCAACGTGTCGGTGCGGCTGCTGATCGTGGACGAGAACGACAACGCGCCGCAGGTGCTGTACccgccggcggcggcgggcgcgggctGGACGGGCGTGGAGCTGGCGCCGCGCTCGGCGGAGCCCGGCGCGCTGGTGGCCAAGGTGGTGGCGGTGGACGCGGACGCGGGGCAGAACGCGTGGCTGTCCTACGAGCTGGCCAGGGCGACGGAGCCGGGGCTGTTCCGCGTGGGGCTGCACAGCGGCGAGGTGCGCACGGCGCGCTCGCCGCTGGCCCGCGACGCGCCCAGGCAcagcctggtggtggtggtgaaggaCCAGGGCCGGCCGGCGCTGTCGGCCACGGCCACGCTGACGGTGGTGCTGGCCGAGAGCGTGGCCGAGCTGCTGTCGGAGCTGGGCAGCGCGGCGGCGCCGGCCGAGCCCGGCGGCAGCCTGACGCGCTGGCTGGTGCTGGCCGTGGCGGCCGTGTCGTGCCTCTTCGtcgccttcctgctgctgctgctggcgctgcGCCTGCGGCGCTGGCGCCGCTCGCAGCTGCTGCCGCCGGCCAGCGGCGCCTTGCGCGGCGTGCCGGCCTCGCACTTCGTGGGCATCGACGGCGTCCGCGCCTTCCTGCACTCCTACTCGCATGAGGTGTCGCTCACGGCCGACTCGCGCAAGAGCCAGCGGCGCTGGGCGGCCGACAGCTGCTGCAACACCCTCCCGGCGCGGCCGCCGCCCGACAAGGCCGCGCCGCTGCTCGGGGAAGACGCTGCCGGCGCCCGCGGCGCACCGCCCGACGCCCTCCCGGTGAGTCAGTCGCTCCGGACACCCCGACGCCCTCCGTCTCGGCGCTTACCTCCCTTCCTGCTCATTGCCTTTCCCTCCCTGTTCTGCTTCCCCTTACGATGTCCCAGAATGATAAGCCTTTATTAGCTGTTGACATACGGTTAAAAGGTGATTATTGAGAGTGTTTCAATTGAATGCTATGAATGTAGAGGAGTGAAGTTGGGACGTTGGTTCTGAAGAGAAGGTATGATATGTGGTGATATTGTTTGAGCAGTGGTACGATTGTGATATGCCAACTTCTGTAGCAtatattaattttgaatttataATTTTGAGAATGCCTGCAGCATTTTTGCACCATTTGATCCTGGTTTTGCTTTCCTGAAAGGCAACGCTAATCCTCTGATGccaaaatgttctgttttttttttgttgttgttgttgtctgaggAGTAGATGTAAACATGATTTTAGTAGAAGAGGCATGTCTCCATGGAACAGCGCATATACTTAAAGCAGAGGGACATTTCCTTACTGATGTTTTTACGATGACCCAGTCTTTGTTGCGGAAAGAATCCTCTCTGTCCCTTATCTCTTTAGGAGGCTTTAGATACTTGCAGAGAAATGTAGCTCCCTTCATGGTATACTTTGAAGGTGTGCTTGTACATTGTGCGTGAGATTGGGAAAAGGTTTGTTGAACTTCTCCTTTGGTGAGATTTGCTTGCAAATTGtgatggggaaagaaaagcattgaAGTTACGAAGGTTTGAGGTAACGTGTTGAGGGAATGTTGTGTGAGGGGCTGTAGAAGGGCTGGTGGTTCTTTGTCTTGTTTTAGTTATTCCATTCCCCACAAAGCTGTGGTTTATGCTCTTTGAAGTCTGTCTGGTCAATAGGTTTTGCCTGAGAAATATTACTAATATTTTTGGGGATCTTAGGGAGAGCCTTCTGTACAATTCATTTCCTACTATGTAACTTAAAAGATCTACTAGTAcgaatactgaaaaataactaaatataaaaaatataaatgtatataaacaATCTGCATAACATTTATTGTCTTCACAATGTTAGGTCATGTTAATGTGGTGGAAAGAAATGTCTTTAGAGCTGTCCATGGTATAGTCTCTGTGCATGTTATGAAGAAGTGGGCTGGGCAATCGGTCTTTTAATAAAGTCCTTCTGCCTTTTATGAATAGGGAAGGCAAACATAACAGCTGGGAGTAGTTCAAGAATTCTTTGTGTGTGATGTTCTCTTGGTAGAAAGAGGAACCTTTGAACCCTGACCTCTCAAGAATGGAGCTGGAAGTGGCTTTGCTACCAGACATATTCTACAACAACAGCTGTATTCATAGAATCCTGGAATcctttaggttggaaaagacctcttaGATCATctaccattaaaccatgtcactaagttCTACATGCTCACACCTCTGAAGACCTTCAGTGTTGGCAACTCAACTACATCGATGGGCAGCCTTGGTGAATATTTCACAGTCTTTTCagtgaaacacattttcctaatatccaatgtAAACCTCCACTGCAGCAATCTGAAGCCATGTCCTATTGTTTTATCACATGGTTCTTGGCAACAGGCTGATTCCCACTTTGCTGTAGCCCCCATTAAGGTAATTGTAGAACACAGTAAgatctgccctgagcctcctttactgtagactaaacaaccccatcTCCATCAGCTGCTCCTAATGAGAtctgttctctagacccttcaacAGCTCCGTTGCCCTGCTTTGACCTGTTTCAGCACCTCAGTAAccttcctgtagtgaggggtccaaaactgaTCACAGTATTTGACGTGCAGCCTCAGGAGAGccgagtacagagggacaatcacttccgtAGTCCTGCTAGCCAGAGTATTTCTGACACAAATCAGGATGCTGCTGGATCTCTTGGCCACAttactggctcatattcagctggctaTTGACCAATATTCGGAGGTAGCTTTCAGCCAGCCAGCTTTTGAGCCAGTCTTCTTTCCTCAgtctgtagcactgcatgggatTGCTGTGACCGAAACAAAGGACCCATCACTTAGCCTTCTGGCCCCATAGACTTCCATATATCTAAGTAGTTTATCATGTTGCTGACCCTTTTCTTATGGATTATGAGGTCTTCATTCTGGTTCCTGTCCCTATCTACCAGGTAGTCAGGGGATTGTGTACCCAGAGAAAAATAGGTCTTGTTGCTGAAGACTATGACCAAACCACATTGGGGTGATCATCTCTTTCTTGTCACTGTGTTTCCCCTCCACATCCAATAACAGATGGAGCTTGTCTTTGgtcctccttttcttgtttttctatttAGAAAATCATTGTTGATGCCTTTAAGACCAGTAGCCAGCTTGAGTTCCAGCTGGGATTTGGCCCTTCTGATTTTCACTGCACACAGTCTGAAACATCTCCTGAGTAATGGAAGTACATCCCTGGAATTTCATTCTATCTAATGATGaggcaaatttaaaaaataaaaaaaaataaaataaaaaaagaagatcTGTAGAGTGACAGTGAAGTCCTTCATTTGtgcaattttcacatttttgccTTGTTTGCTGTGGACTGGGCCTGAATGTGGCACAGACCCCTAAAAAGACTGGAAGATCTACTAGAAAAGAACTACTTTGATATATCTCTCTTTCAGTAAAGTGTCAGAGAATTATAtgcccttttctttctgcttttaccaATGGTAAGAAATAGGATGTTTTCCATGATGCAGATAAAGACTGTGATTGTAGAGTAGAAAGAGTGAGAGGCAGGCTTAGAGCCTGGAAATTAGTTGGATCAGTGTGTCTTTGGCTGGGAAATGCTTTGGTTTCATGCATTGAACCTACTCTATGGCGTAGAGGTCTCTGAAGTGAAAGGGTGAAGACTGCAGTCACCATCATGTATGAAGGTGAAgtcaaagaagagcaaaagggTACTGTAGGGGCAGGTGTTCCATGAAAGCAATAATCTAGGGCTGTAGCTGATGCCAAGCACTGATGTAATAACCATTAGCCATGAGTGTGAATGCTGACTGTGTAAAATGAGATCCAGTGATTCAGCATGACAGAATCAGGAAAATATGATAGATGCTTATTGCTCGAGATATTTCATGGTCttcctttggattttttttctcaaatgaatGTATTGGACGTGTTTGATAAGTGATGTCAAATTCTGCCCTCTTCTTATACCTCTGTGTACACTGGCATGCTCGTGTCCCATGGTTCTCTGACACATTCAAAGTGAATGccctggggttttcttctgttttatggGTAGGCATTTTTCTGGAAAACCGTTAAAGTGAATGGAAGATAGAAAAGCGACATACTTTTCTATGACATCCCgaattataaataaatgttaggCTTCAATGTATACAAAGcgttgaaaagaaaacattaattaaagAAGGACTGCAAAAGAGATCACTGAAAGTCCTTTAAGTGAATATCGTTCTGCAAAAAGgtgtaatatttataattaatttgAGGCCTAATTAACACGAGTAATTTTACCTGCCATGCAGTAGAACTAAGATATCAAGAAGAGGCCACTACCTCCATTCTGATCATGACCTCCCTGAAGACCAGAATGAAATCGATCTTCTCCTCGAAGAAGAGAAGGCGTTGTGGAAGCAAATGTACCGACTCTGCGCCGTGCCGCAGGGGAATATGCTGAGTCACCGTGTCCCCGTAGAAGGAAGATTTCCGCGGAAGAGGCAGGGCGGCGGCGCTCGCTGTGAGCCGTGCGTGCAGTGCCGTGCGGAGGCTGCGGGCGCCGCTGTTCACCacggaggagaggagaggaaggagcggagcgctgcagccagccccgccCGCTGCGGCCCGGCTCGCCCGCTCGCTGTATCGGCGGCCGTGCGGGCTGCGAATGGCCCCGCGGATCGGAGCCGAGCTACATAGAGGCGGAAGGGACGGCGagagcgggcggcggcggggccgaaGCCGAGGACGGGAAACGAAACGGGAGAGAGAATCTGATCCAGAGCCGGAAGCGAGGAGTCGGATCAGCGGCGGAGAGCTCTCGGCTGGCGTCCGGTGCTGGCGGGACCGAGG
The genomic region above belongs to Anas platyrhynchos isolate ZD024472 breed Pekin duck chromosome 14, IASCAAS_PekinDuck_T2T, whole genome shotgun sequence and contains:
- the LOC119718383 gene encoding protocadherin gamma-A10-like; translated protein: MCAARERRWSRRQRALLCCVLVAAWEAVWGQLRYSVPEELPKGSFVGDVAKDLALQLPALRDRGARILDRGRTRYFALHANSGHLVTAERLDREQLCEGVQRCVLRCEVIVEGEMKVYEIEVEITDINDNAPSFRESEPELRMSETTPPGSRFPLVEASDPDVGVNSLQSYELSGDEHFSLSVQAGADGEKRPELVLAKALDREEAAFHELVLKAIDGGEPARTGTARIRVSVLDANDNAPVFSQAVYAVSVPEDVPVGSTLLTLTATDADEGLNGDVTYSFKKITDKSLKIFYLDSETGSIRLLRSLDFEEGDSYEMEVQAHDGGGLFHTARISISVTDVNDNAPELTVSSALSEISEDAPPGTVVALLHVQDRDSGTNGEVRCSLVGDVPFRLRSSVGSYYSVVTSRELDREEVSEYNVTVWASDGGSPSLRSSAVLALRVLDVNDNAPVFAEARYSARLPENNAEGALVLTVRAWDADWGQNARVRYRLAEGRVRGAPLSSYVSVQAETGALYALRSFDYEEVREVGLWVRAEDGGAPALSSNVSVRLLIVDENDNAPQVLYPPAAAGAGWTGVELAPRSAEPGALVAKVVAVDADAGQNAWLSYELARATEPGLFRVGLHSGEVRTARSPLARDAPRHSLVVVVKDQGRPALSATATLTVVLAESVAELLSELGSAAAPAEPGGSLTRWLVLAVAAVSCLFVAFLLLLLALRLRRWRRSQLLPPASGALRGVPASHFVGIDGVRAFLHSYSHEVSLTADSRKSQRRWAADSCCNTLPARPPPDKAAPLLGEDAAGARGAPPDALPKEEPLNPDLSRMELEVALLPDIFYNNSCIHRILESFRMLLDLLATLLAHIQLAIDQYSEKIIVDAFKTSSQLEFQLGFGPSDFHCTQSETSPE